The genomic DNA ggctgcattctaggaaggtccctgttattattgtgccccatgtgagaccaaaataaagcctttataaagttctacctttttgtatgcagcttctgtaaatctgtcacgggggcgggctctctgccgtccgttattttgccccctggtcctgtatgccgccccccatcgctcctttccatatctgatgcaccgcccactgctccagccatccccgcgcatgcccagtgccagtctcacaggactgagcagtgtgaccgctggtgacgtgtgcgcaggcaactgattatgggcgggactgtgactgttatcagcaagtacccgcccataatctcgtgagcgcgcaaacctctccagcattcacactgagctcagtgtagatgctagactgtatgggctgcttccagggatgacgtccctttgtcacgtgataggggcgtgttcaaaatactatcacgtgacaaagggacgtcatacctggaagcagcccatacagtctagcatctacactgagctcagtgtgaccgctggagaggtttgcgcgctcaagagattatgggcgggtacttgctgataacagtcacagtcccgtccataatcacttgcctgcgcacacgtcaccagcggtcacactgctcagtcctgtgagactggcactgggcatgcgcggggatggctggagcagtgggcggtgcatcacatatggaaaggagcgatgggggggcggaatacaggaccaggaggcagaataacggacggcagagagcccgcccccgtgtcacatttacagaagctgcatacaaaaaggtagaactttataaaggctttattttggtctcacatggggcacaataataacagggaccttcctagaatgcagcccaggagctgcagagggggaagcttttaggttttgggcgaaatttctgatgacaggttccctttaagctgcagTGATCAGAGCTGGCTCCTGTTGCTGCTGGTTTGGGCAGGTTCTGGCTGATAATCTCTCACACCCACCAGGTGTAATGCAGGCTCGGCTCCATATACCCATGACAAATTGTTATACTCCGTGGTGTCCCTACGGGTGGGATCCTTCTAGTTTTGGCGCTCATTGATCACATGTCCTCTATATACTGTCCGCATGGACGCGTGTATACACAGGACTGTGGGTGGTCACATACATACTCCTTCGTTATGGGGCACCTCGTTAGTGATCTGGTAATTCTGTGAATATATTTAGATATTTAActtatttttttcttgtttcttaGCATTATCTTGAAGTATCTCCAGGAGATAAAAGACAAACATGGAAGCTGCACTGTACGGATGCGACAGGTCGGGCGGAGGCACAGGCCGGGCACGGGAGCACGAAGGTaatgtgattgtctgcagcggttatGTAGGGGGTGTTCAGTCCTTGATGGTGTTACACAGCCAGCCTCGGCCTCGGAGCATGTTGTTGTTTTATCACCTTGTGATGTTATCACTGAGGTTCATCCTTTCAAGCGCCCGTCTGAAAGTGTAAATAGTACATGACTGCCCCCGTTTATGCCCTTTCGCCGGGTGGTCCATGGTCAGTCACCAGATCAGAGACCACAAGTAATATTTACATTTTCCTGTATATGGAAGTCGGGAGGGGGAAATATCCCCGCTTCCTGCAGATGGAATTGGAGGGGGACCACGCCCTGCCTGCAGGCAGAAGTAGTGCGAAAACCATCCCTGCCTTCCAGACAGGAGCAGAGGGAAATCCCTTTCTGCATCCAGGGAAATATAGTCTCTGCCTGCACACAGAAGTGGTGGGAAAGCCATTTCTGCCTGCCTGCAGACTGACTTTGGGAGGAGGAAACGGTCTCTGCCTGCCtcaggggggtggggggagggacCGCGCCCTGCATGCATGAAGATGGAAGTGTGGAGAACAGAGTACCTGTCTACCTAGAAATAGAAATTAGGGGGGGGGGTAGGTAAAACCGTCTCTGCCTGCAGGCAGAAGTGGTGGGAAAACAGTCTCTGCCTACCTGCAGATGGCAGTTGGGGGGGAAAACAGTGCCTGCTCTCCTGCAGACATAGGGTAATAAACAATCTGTGCCTACAGGTGGAAGTGGGGAGAAAACAATCTCTGCCTTCCTCCAGACAGAAGTGGTAGGAAATCCATCTCTGCCTGCCTGTAGACAAAAGTGAAGGGAAACAATCGCTGCCTGCAGGTGTAAGTGGTGGGAAAACTGTCCCTGCCTGCCTGCAGACGGAAGTGGGAGTAAAACCACCTCTGCCTGCCTGCAGACAGAAACTATGTGAAAACCGCCTCGGCCTGCCTGCAGACAGAAACTATGTGAAAACCGCCCCTGCCTGCAGACAGAAACTATGTGAAAACCACCTCTGCCTGCCTGTAGACAGAAACTGTGTGAAAACCGCCTCTGCCTGCCTGTAGACAGAAACTATGTGAAAACCGCCTCGGCCTGCCTGTAGACAGAAACTGTGTGAAAAACCGCCTCTGCCTGCCTCCCAATAGTTGTGCTTGTTGGACGCCGCCCCTCCATTACTTCCATATGGCCCCTCACATCactgttttttacttttttagtcTGCAGTGCTGCCGGAGTTCGTCCACCATCGGCTTCAGTTCTTCGAGTCCCTGAGGGAGCGTTATGAGGCCAAACTTGCCGACCGGGCACTAACAGAGTCCCGTCCGATCAGGATATGTTTACCAGGTGGGACGGTGGTGAGTGGCGAGTCCTGGAGAAGCACTCCTTATGACGTAGCCCTACAGGGCAGGTGAGCGGGCCTGTAGGTATTACCGCTCCACGGTTCACTCCTCACACTATAGTAATGGTGCCATTCTCCCGCCAGCTCCGGCTCCGCACACAATATTCTCGCCGCCCGAGTGAACGGTGCCGTGTTTGATCTGGGCAGGCCCCTGGAAGATGATTGTGAGATTGACTTCCTCACTTTTGAGTCCCCCGAAGGGCCAGATGTGAGTATACGGCAGATATTGAATATTGTCATTCACCAGCAGGTGTCAGCGTTGTGTTCTCAGACTTACGACTCGCATTCGTCTTACAAGCAGCAGTATACTtagaattaaagggttattctccaTTTTCATATATGGGTATATTCGGATAGGGCTtggaaaaacaagcacttttgcaatttactgcttattaaaatttgtagtcgttcttgagatattaacatctTTTCTTTTGTTAACTTGTTGCCTAggaaaccgaccaccgctgctgtctgGCTTGTAAGCACTGCGCTGAAGCTGGCCAGGATTAGGAGGGAAGAGCGCACTCAAACAATCTTGGCAAACTTCAAAACAATGCTTGCATGCTCAGTAGAAAGGAAAttgtaagcactgcacatgttctaatgtctagcagcggtggtcggtctccatggcaacgagctgtaaacaaaagaaaaatgttAATATCTCCAGAACGGTTCAAAATTTTAACAagtagtaaattgcaaaagtgcttgcttttacaagctctatccaataatatacatttcccacggtcgaaaTAACACGTTAAATATATACGGACAACCACAGGAATATCGCCACCTCTGATCCAATTACAGCACAGCCCCATGGAGCCGAGAAGCAAAACAATAAATATATGTTCACAGTCTGTAAGAAAATGGAAAGTGATCCAACTCTCCAATTTGCGCTTtcttcttgctgtcagtgaatggaaatcacATCCTGTAATTTTGGACGTTTGTTCTTGTACAGATATTCTGGCACTCGAGTGCTCACGTCCTGGGGGCCGCCCTGGAGCGGATCTATGGGGGGCTGCTGTGTCATGGACCCAGTGTAGAGAATGGATTCTTCTACGACGTCCACCTGGAGAACGGGTAACTTATAGGATCAGATTGTGCCAACACTGACTGCCACAGGCCCTGATGGTCGTACAGGGGCCCCTCTGCTGACATTGCTCAATCCCTTAGACTTTTCTGGGGTCTTGTGCTGTAGGGACCCCATCATTAATCTGGAGGGGAGTCCTCTACACAGCGCCTCACCCCGCACCTTTCTCTGCTCTTCTAGCTCCGTGCAGGGCAGTGACCTTCCTGCCCTGGAAATGGTGTGTAAAGATATCCTCAGGCAGAAGGCTCCCTTCCAGAGAGTGGAAGCCACACGGGGCGAGCTGCTGGAGCTGTTTAAGGTGTGCATGTCCCTGATTGTTGTGTATTCAGTATTGAgagcgcagctccggagtataatacaggcaaactaatgtaatgtatatatacagtgactgcaccagcagaatagtgagtgcagctctggagtataatacaggaggtaactcaggatcagtaatgtaatgtatgtacacagtgactggaccagcagaatagtgagtgcagctctggagtataatacaggaggtaactcaggatcagtaatgtaatgtatgtatacagtaactgcaccagcagaatagtgagtgcagctctggagtataatacaggaggtaactcaggatcagtaatgtaatgtatgtacacagtgactgcaccagcagaatagtgagtgcagctctggagtataatacaggaggtgactcaggatcagtaatgtaatgtatgcacacagtgactgcaccagcagaatagtgagtgcagctctggagtataatacaggaggtaactctcaggatcagtaatgtatgtacacagtgactgcaccagcagaatagtgagtgcagctctggggtataatacaggatgtaactcaggatcagtaatgtaatgtatgtacacagcgactgcaccagcagaatagtgagtgcagctctggagtataatacaggaggcaactcaggattggtaatgtaatgtatgtacacagcgactgcaccagcagaatagtgagtgcagctctggagtataaaacaggaggcaactcaggatcagtaatgtatgtacacagtgactgcaccagcagtatagtgagtgcagctctggagtacaatacaggaggtaactcaggatcagtaatgtaatgtatgtacacagtgactgcaccagcagaatagtgagtgcagctctggagtataatacaggaggtaactcaggatcagttatgtatgtacacagtgactgcaccagcagtatagtgagtgcagctctggagtacaatacaggaggtaactcaggatcagtaatgtatgtacacagtgattgcaccagcagaatagtgagtgcagctctggagtacaatacaggaggcaactcaggattagtaatgtaatgtatgtacacagtgactgccccagcagaatagtgagtgcagctctggagtataatgcaggaggtaactcaggatcagtaatgtaatgtatgtacacagtgactgcaccagcagaatagtgagtgcagctctggagtacaatacaggaggcaactcaggattagtaatgtaatgtatgtacacagtgactgccccagcagaatagtgagtgcagctctggagtataatacaggaggtaactcaggatcagtaatgtaatgtatgtacacagtgactgcaccagcagaatagtgagtgcagctctggagtataatacaggaggtaactcaggatcagtaatgtaatgtatgtacacagtgactgcaccagcagaatagtgagtgcagctctggagtataatacaggaggtaactcaggatcagtaatgtaatgtatgtacacagtgactccaccagcagaatagtgagtgcagctctggagtataatacaggaggcaactcaggattggtaatgtatgtacacagggactgcaccagcagaatagtgagtgcagctctggagtataatacatgaggtaactcaggattggtaatgtatgtacacagtgactgcaccagcagaatagtgagtgcagctctggagtataatacaggaggcaactcaggattGGTAATGTAGCACTGAATTTTCCTCTTTATGTTCCCATCTTATAATGTTCCTGTTTTTTGTCAGTATAACAAATTCAAGACCCAAATCATTGAAGACAAGGTGGAGGGCACGAGCAGTGTGTACAGGTAAGGCGCCCCCTGGAGTTCTGTACACCGGGTCCTGTCGCACATTGGCGTCCTGATTGTTGTCCTCCTGGGCAGTGTGCGCTCTGTTTCTGAATATGGCTCCTGGAGACCGGTTATTTGGCGTATAACTGTGTAAGGGGTGATGGCTATGGGGCCGGACATTACATTCCAGCCTGAATTCAATGATTGACGTGCGGCCCCTTACGTTTCTCCACCGGTGGGTATGTAGGTGTCCGCCTTCTGCGTCTTTATAGCCTAGGACAGGACTGACGTGTCTTCCCTCTCCTCTTTAGGTGCGGCTCTCTGGTGGACCTCTGTCAGGGACCCCACGTGCGACATACGGGGCAAATTAAAGCCATCAGACTACATAAGGTGACGTCACTTACTGGTCTTATTACAATAAATGCGCCTCCTTTTCCTAACACGGGTATTCTGAATCTTTCGGGGGGGTTGGATTTTGCAGAACTCGACAGCCTACTGGAAAGGAGACTCCTCGCAGGAGAAATTGCAGAGAGTTTACGGGATTTCGTTTCCAGATTCTAAACAGTTAAAAGAATGGGAGAACGTGCAAGAGGAGGCCACCAAGCGGGACCACCGAAACATAGGGAGGGTACGTATAACTAGACGTGCAGATCTCTCGCTCAGGTGTcctctgtataacacagctggcagctGTGCTTCATATATTTATGACTGatggggaggagggagatgcagctgcagattCTCTCGCCTCTGATCTGCATTATCTTCTTTCTTAGGACCAGGAATTATTCTTCTTCCACGAATTGAGTCCTGGAAGCTGCTTCTTTCTTCCCAAAGGAGCTCACGTCTACAACGTCCTTATCGACTTCATCAAGGGCGAATATAGAAAACGGGGCTTTACGGAAGTGATCACCCCCAACATGTACAATAACAAGCTGTGGACGCAGTCCGGGCACTGGGAGCACTACGGGAAGCACATGTTCTCCTTCCCTGTGGAGAATGAGACCTTCTCGCTGAAGCCGATGAATTGTCCCGGGCACTGCCTGATGTTCGACCATCGTCCTCGGTCCTGGAGGGAGCTTCCCGTCAGACTGGCTGATTTTGGGGTTCTGCACAGAAATGAGCTGTCGGGGGCGCTGTCGGGTCTCACCCGTGTCCGGCGCTTCCAGCAAGACGATGCCCATATATTTTGTTCTATGGATCAGGTGAGCGAGTTTGGATGTACTTTTTGGATTTCTGCTTGATGTACATGGAGGTGAAAGCAGAAGACCCCTTTAATGCCGGACTCCTTAACACTGACCCCTGTGCTATTAACCTTGTAGCTGGAGGGCGAGATCAGCGGATGCCTGGACTTCCTCCGGGCTGTGTACACAGTGTTTGGCTTCTCATTTAAGCTCTTCCTCTCCACGCGCCCGGAACAGTTCATGGGCGAGCCGGATGTCTGGCGGGCAGCCGAGCAGGTAGGCGATGGTCTCTCCTCGGTGAAGTTCAGGTGGATCATGCTCGAATTACTGATGTCCTTGGTTTTTTTTTAGGAGCTAGAGAAAAGTCTGAATGGTTTTGGTCTTCCATGGGAGCTGAATCAAGGAGATGGAGCGTTTTATGGTCCCAAGGTAAATGCTGGCCCAGTAGGGGTTGGGAGGAGCGCTGACCTAAGAGGGGGTTGGGAGGAGCCCTGACCTAGGAGGGGGTTGGGAGGAGCCCTGACCTAGGAGGGAGTTGGGAGGAGCCCTGACCTAGGAGGGGGTTGGGAGGAGCCCTGACCTAGGAGGGGGTTGGAGTAGCGCTGACCCAGGAGGGGGCTGGAGGAGCGCTGACCCAGGAGGGGGCTGGAGGAGTGCTTACCCAGGAGGGGGCTGGAGGAGTGCTTACCCAGGAGGGGGCTGGAGGAGCGCTGACCCAGGAGGGGGCTGGAGGAGCGCTGACCCAGGAGGGGGCTGGAGGAGCGCTGACCCAGGAGGTTTCTGGAGGAGCGCTGACCCAGGAGGTTGCTGGAGGAGCGCTGACCCAGGAGGTTGCTGGAGGAGCGCTGACCCAGGAGGGGGCTGGAGGAGCGCTGACCCAGGAGGGGGCTGGAGGAGCGCTGACCCAGGAGGTTGCTGGAGGAGTGCTGACCCAGGAGGTTGCTGGAGGAGCGCTGACCCAGGAGGGGGCTGGAGGAGCGCTGACCCAGGAGGGGGCTGGAGGAGCGCTGACCCAGGAGGGGGCTGGAGGAGCGCTGACATCTTTGTCTGCGCGGATGTCTTGTGGCAAGTTATCACTTACTACTATTGGATATTCTTTGGGTTGGGTACATTCTGGGTACGCACTACCAATCCATGAATCACTCTGATGCCCTTTTATGAGAGTTTGGATGGGGGGGAACATTTCCAGGGAGGCAAAACTACAATAATCTATATCCATCAGTTATGGCATCAAATCAGAAAATGGTATTCACTATCTATCTATGAAGCACTCCGGTGCCCCTTTATTGAGGGGTTGGAAGGGG from Anomaloglossus baeobatrachus isolate aAnoBae1 chromosome 12, aAnoBae1.hap1, whole genome shotgun sequence includes the following:
- the TARS2 gene encoding threonine--tRNA ligase, mitochondrial — protein: MRLLCVLGRRGPLSAPCTRLCRHYLEVSPGDKRQTWKLHCTDATGRAEAQAGHGSTKSAVLPEFVHHRLQFFESLRERYEAKLADRALTESRPIRICLPGGTVVSGESWRSTPYDVALQGSSGSAHNILAARVNGAVFDLGRPLEDDCEIDFLTFESPEGPDIFWHSSAHVLGAALERIYGGLLCHGPSVENGFFYDVHLENGSVQGSDLPALEMVCKDILRQKAPFQRVEATRGELLELFKYNKFKTQIIEDKVEGTSSVYRCGSLVDLCQGPHVRHTGQIKAIRLHKNSTAYWKGDSSQEKLQRVYGISFPDSKQLKEWENVQEEATKRDHRNIGRDQELFFFHELSPGSCFFLPKGAHVYNVLIDFIKGEYRKRGFTEVITPNMYNNKLWTQSGHWEHYGKHMFSFPVENETFSLKPMNCPGHCLMFDHRPRSWRELPVRLADFGVLHRNELSGALSGLTRVRRFQQDDAHIFCSMDQLEGEISGCLDFLRAVYTVFGFSFKLFLSTRPEQFMGEPDVWRAAEQELEKSLNGFGLPWELNQGDGAFYGPKIDIQIKDAVGRSHQCATIQLDFQLPIRFNLSYVGKEDGRTERPVMIHRAVLGSVERMMAVLAEHYAGKWPFWLSPFQVMVIPTGDRSADYAQKVSRRIHDQGFMADIDTDQGTTFNKKIRKAQLAQYNFILVVGEKEKQNNSVNVRTRDGKQHGERSVEDLIVRMAELRDSRVKNAEEIF